The genomic DNA CTCCCCACATGTCCCCTCCAAGACCCACCACACCAGCACCCAGACACCGGCAGCCCCCGGGGGCAGCCTAGGCGCACCCCGCCTTATCCTGGGAGCACCTTCCTACGGCTCTGCCAACACCTCTGGTTTCACCACCGTTCTTGACACACCTCTTGTCAGCAACGGAAGGCTGAGGGGTGCGGGGGGGGAAAAACCTCTCTGATGAGATTTTTCTTCACCACAACTTAGAAACGGCCCTAAGAAGTACCTAGGGCTCTGGACATACATGCAAGCACCAGAAGACACCACATCATCATTTTTACGCTGCTTGGGAAGctgcctgcagggctgctttatAAAGCAGCAGAAGATGTTTGGCCaagaaaatcaaatcaaaagCTGACTTCTTCCAGGCAAGCGGGATGCTCGGGCCATTCTGTTATTTGGCAGTGCTCCTCTCCACAAGGCCGGCTGGGCAACACCTGCTCCCTTCAAGACTTTAAAACACAGTTTGTCACACACCTTTTGGCCAGCAATGATCACATATTCCAGAAAACAGGTATCTCAGCTTACAACAACTGTGCCTCTAATTGCCAGTGTCccccaaaccagaacaaatCTGGCAACACCCCGAGCTTGTACATCTGGCATGAAAATGCTGCCCAACAGCTGTACCCTATAACCACAACGACAGCACTGGCAGTCCCGTTTCACACAGAACGAAAGATGCTGGACCAGCCACGTTTCAAATATcactttcagaaatgcttcTATCggatttcattttacatttttaatgcaatcTGCTGTTTTTCCCCCTTACGTAAGGAAACATTACACTTATACGCTCGGTTTCCCCAAAGAGATCAGGTAAGGGCTCTCTCCGCCACACTCCCACTGTTTACAGCCTTCGTGTCTCCAGCCATCCCAGCAACTACACACCATGGAGTGACTGAAGAGTTGCTAGATTGGGACAAGCTTTCCTGCTCCTCAGACTGTCTGGCCTGAGAAAAGGCAGGCACATCCTGACCAATTCCCGGAGAAGCTTTCACGGGGTCAGAGGAAGTAGCAGGCTGTAGCAGggggggtgatggttttaattCTTTGGGGCTTGCAGGAAACAGTAAACTAATTCCAGCCTGCCACCACCGAAAGCGACCCGCTGCAGATTAATTCTGTCTCTATCTGCAAGAGAACTTGGCACAGGGATGCCAAGCGCTGCTCGCTCACATCATCTGcgctgaaaaatgaaaaggagggGAGAGACATTTGCTGTAACCTCGCTAACAGCTCATCACCATCAGCGTTTCTCTGGGGATCCACGTGCCGAGGAGAACAGCACACAGCTTATCCAAAAAGTTTATCCAAAAATCCCTCACTGCCAACAGCTCTGCGACACCTTTGCCTCCGCTCTCCGGTCACATCAGAGAGGGACCCTCAGGCAACCAGAGCTACGCCTCCTCGGCCGCCGAGCCAGCAATCCCTCTCGAGGACTGCCCCGCTGCACACGCGCCTCTGAAATCCGCCCCGCTAGATGCGGTTAAGACCATTAGAGGAGCGACATCTCCGCACGTTAATCCGGGTTGTGTAATCATCCTGCATCGACACGGGAGGACAGCGCCGGCAAAGCCGGGCAGCCGCATCCTCGCCTGTCTGCTCTGCCGCTGACGCTCCCCGCCTCTTCACCGCAAAAGAACAAAGGTCAGTCGCCGTTCGGGACACAGGCTCTCCACACAGCTTGCGCGGACACATCGCACGCCCAGAGGTTTTTCCCCTTGGCACAGCGGCAACCGCCTCGCAGAGCGCAAGCTCTATTAATATTTTACCACCAGATTTCACTCTGTCCTCGAACTGTTTTGCAAGCAATGCGGATCACACACGATGTCTCCCCAAATTAAGATATAAATGTCAACATGAGGCACAGCAACATAAGCATTATTGGGCACGCCCAACAAGGACAAGGAGAATTGATTTGCTTTtgttccccccgccccccgccatGTATCTACAACATCCTTTTCTCCGCCcgaggaagaaaacaacaaaatacttgGAGTTTTTGTATCGTCATTATTCAAACAGTGACAAGGTAGCCAGAAACACAGGATAAATGCTGAGTTCTCATAGCAACACACCTCTATGAGTAAGGAGATTAAACTTCTAAACGTGTTCCTTCCTCAAGCCTCCAGCATTTGCCAGTCTCACATCAGCTGTGAGAACCAGCACCAACAACTCAAAACCACTTCTCACTGTCCTACCCAACTAGAAACAAGGAAGAATTAAGAAGATGCTTCTTCCCATATGGTTTCTGCCTGAAGCAGTATCTCCTTAAGTGCATGGGTTACAATCTCACAAGAAACAGTTACACGTATGCACAAACATGCTGCCCAAAAAaaactttccttcatttttccatcttcctgTTGCTGTCAGCTGCTTGAGAGCAGGTCCTCCCATAGGATGCAAACAAGGAAACACATCTGAGTGTTTAACCTGCAATTCTTTTGTTCAAATAACATGGCAGCTAAAAAcagcctttcctcttccccGGAGCAACCTCTCACTGTGCTCACTTATGTAAGTCACCCTTTACTCATCCGAGGACAGTAATGACTATCCAAAAGCTAAAACCCAGTATTCAGCATAGAGATCACAAGAGATTCCATAAGTCACCTTCAGCATCCAATTCTGAGTATCCCATGGGGCAGAGGGAACCCAGCTGATTCCATTTTTCCCTCCAACTACCCCTCCTTGGAAACTTTCcacatttgtttccttctgccCAAGCTCACTGTGCTGCACAGACAAGCAACCACCATTCTCCCTGCACagacttttggttttttcttttctttttttttttttttttttgcactatGTCCCATCAGAGGAAGGTAATAACTGACCAGGGCAAAGGACATGTTTACTGTCTCCATCTTTCATTTGTTCAGGTACACACACAGcccagcaagaaaagaaaagcagcagattaCCATGCAAAGAGACACCGGCATGTCACTCCATGGCTGAACATCAGCTCTGAAGTCCATATACACCATACACTTTCACACATAGAAACCACTTCAACTTTTTCCCCATGACCTCACATCTTAAGAtcacatttttaacatatgAGATTTTTCCCACCTAAGGTTTAAACGGGCAGTGTCTTCCTCCTATAAAATTAGACAAACAGGTAACTACGTTCTTCAATCAAGAAATTCACAGCTTGTAGAATCTATTCAATCTTTCACACTTGGGTATGATTTTTCAATACCGCTGGAAGAGCTTTGTTACAAACCGACATGCGATCATCACATGCCTGTATTGATGCCTGTGTCCATGCCAATAGCTCAAATCACCTGATCTCTGAACAATCCTATGACTCATGACATATGCATCCCATAATTTATCATGTTTGTGCTATGGAAATGCACCGGAGCAGCATCGCCTCAGCAACATTTACAAGTCACCTTGGCAACAAAGCAGCTTCGTGGCTGCTCTCAGAACACCCGGCAAAACCTAAACAAGATGGGAGAGAATTAAAGCACTTCTACTTTACTCCTTAGCTTTAACTGCTCATTAATTAGCTAACACAGATACCtcccttaaaataaataaataaataaataaataaaatttaaaaaaaaaaccacaacgccaccacctttttttcccctctccagaAGGCACAATGAAGCTTAAGAAGGTTCTCGGTATGGGAAAGCCACACATGAGCAAGTCAGAGGAAAAGTTCAAGGAATCTGATATTTTGCCTtcatttgcttaaaataaagtCCATACCCATGCTATAAAAGTAGGAAAATGAGCAAATCCCAGGGCAAGCTAAAAAAAGCGGGTTTCCATCCCATCCCTCCGTAAGCATCACCTGCCTGTGTGATTTagccttttgttgttgttgttgtcgtcACACTGGTAGATTTAGAGGATCCAGGGGGGCGAGCAGCTGTTACGGCCCCGATGGGCCCCTGCACCCCCGGCAGGCAGGGCTGCGGCCGCACCGAGGCGGCGGCGGAGGAGCCCTGCGAGCCAGATCCGTGCCACAATCACGGTTTCGCTTGCGGTTTTCCTCTTCCCCGCTGACACCGGGCAGGTGAAGCGCTCACAGCAGGGGTCGTGCCTAACAGCTCACCCGTTTTGCTCCTAAATTCCCCCCGCTCACACACATAAAAGCACGCTGCTTTGCTTGTAGTCAGGGCTGGATGAATGCTACGTAAAACGAGGTGAAGCatcttttcagcagcagcaagagctcttgcaggaggcagaaaggaaaacGGAAGGGGTTGCAACTCATCAGCTTAGTTCCCGTTTGAGAGTTTTACAGCCAAACGCACCAACAGCGTGGCTAGAAATTGCGGGGAAAGCGAAGGCAAGAGGTAAGTAGCCCCGGCTCTCGCTGGTGATAAACAAAGGGGAAGAGCAGGCAGAGCACATCGCTCCTTCGCCGGTTGCTCGGTGAGAGATGCATCAAGACCACTGGCAGCTCAAGCCCCGCCAGAGCCCAAGCCACTACACCAGAGGCATTCAAGAAGTGTAAAACGTGGCTTCCTGATTTATCAGCTGCTATCCCaaggggcaggaggtgaaccACCACGATAAAAAACTTTTACTGAGATCTGAATCTGTACGGGTAAGTATTTGCTGTTGTACAGGCAGGCATACAGGAGAGGAGCTCCCTCAGCAGAACGGATCTGCACTTTTAGGAGTTTAGACATTCGGCCAAACTCTGAAATAGCCTGTTAAGTCAGAGCTAATTAGAAGAGGAGAGGAACAAACTAATAGAAGATGGAACGCACTTTCCCTGCTTCCGACAGTTATTTAACAGCCTCCAAGACATTTTAGCCAGCAGATTCAAGTGCCGGACACCTCACTAAATGATGAATTTAAGGACACACCATATCATCAGCCTTTTGCAAGGATGGGAGGGTGGATGTTTCACCAAACAATGATGCTCTCACGCTCTTCCTCCCCGTAGCGACCCCCCCCATAGCAGCATTCCCCCACCTCTGAGAaggctctgcctccctcccttgCGCCCATCCCTGACCCAAAAGACCACCGTCCTCCTCTCACCCCCAGACCCACCTTGCCCTGCTGCCAGAACAAGCTGCCAGgaccctgctgctgctgctgttctttacGCTTCGCAGCACACCCAGGGTGGGATTTAACAGaggacatcaccagggcactctgAGCCTTCTGATGAGCAAGGGGGGCTGTAAGGGGGAGACCTGGGGCAGCAGCCTGCCGAGCTTTCGCCTTTAGCATGGGGACTGAAAGGCAGCAGCGCCTTCCTCCCCGAAGCCACCTCGATGCAGCCTGCAGAAGGGGAAGCCTCGCTCATCTTCCAGGGGCTCAGTCTGCCTCTCCCCACCCTGGCACACCCTCTACTTCCACAATTAAAACTTTCTATTGCTATTTTGCCAGGCCGATTTTTGTTGAGGCTGCTGTTGCAGTGACAGCAATAACACAGTAACTTGATTTAGGTGAGGAACCGAGCAAGTACGATTGACCAGCATGCTCTCTGCCAAAAGCATTAACCAAAGACCAGAACAATAATTCAAAGTTATTAAATTGCCTGAATGAAATTTTCTACTAGCCCTACTCATGAATCTCAACCTACAGAAGAGCACACTTAACCACCGAGTTACAcaatgcacatgcacacacacataatgCAGCCTGCAGtctgtttcctcttgttttgCAGTACTTTAggcatagattttttttctgagttgttAAAAACAAAGTAGCAGCAGGAGGGACTGATCCATTCTTTAATTGTataggtaaaagaaaaaaaaattgggaaaatGGATCGAAGCCAAATGCTTAccacaagttaaaaaaaaaaaaaaaaaacttgcatACAGTTAAAAATCATAACTGataccatttatttttaagtttgtcTTGCTTTCAGGACAGTGCTGCTAGCACACACTTTCCATAGTCCTCCTATACCTTGCAGCAGCCTAGAGGGAGCAACCAGCCCAGCCGGCCCCATGGGGAATTTCACATCCCGCCGCCTGCCAGCCAGCTGcacaaaccaaccccccccaGCCACTGCAGCAAGAAGTCGCCCAGGCAAACTCATTTCTCATAGTTTGGAGTTTTATATATCCAGCCTTTATAGATAAGCCAGCCTGGCAGATGATGCCCTTTCCTGCTCGCCATCACCCTCCTGTCCTCCATCCCTGCTTTGCCTGGAAGCTGCGCTATTGGCATTTCCCAGCGCTACAGCACCTTCGGGAAGCTGAACTCCTTGTTGCCTCTCACCCTTCCCCcatctcctttctgcttttaaaacagagCCTTAGACCTTTGCTTTCACTGGTTGATGTGGTACTTCATCAATTAAACAGACGATCTCTTTAGGACAGTGACTTTGGTGACAGTTAACTATCTCCTGAAAAGCGAGTACAACCATAACCAGTAACTTCCAGACTCCAAAACAAGCACAGAGAGCACCAGCCATGGCAGCTCCATACCCGCAGAGGCCAAGGTCAGTGACTTTAACCAGCATCACCGCGAGAACACAAAGATTACACTGCCCGCGCGGCTCTGCTGCAAGCTGCCGCGGCACAGAGACACGTACACGCTTCAGAAAGCCATCTAAATTCGCTTACATCTGTCATTGTCATTTTGGTCGGCAATGGCATCTTCCAGAGCGACAGACTTTGGCTTCTTTTCACCGTTTCCTTTCAAGTTTTCCCAGTCTGCCTGGCTGAATCTGCAGACCTCTGAGTCTTTGGTAGCTGTTTggccttctctctctttcatctCCAACTCTGAGAAGCGCATCATTGCACGCTAGAAAGAGAAttgatatgaaaaaaaaagtcttgcaaTAAAAGCTACTTCATTTACCTTACCTTATATGAAagcatttccaaaggaaaatcGGCTCAAAACCAAGGTTTCAGATAGACAGCTAGGGTAGGAGTTTAATACACCTGACTTGCAAAACAGTGTTCTAGCATCTATATGCAAATAGCCACACAATTCTTTCATATATAAGTGTATATATgtaagatatatatataaatgtatgttgtatataaaacaaaaacattccaTTTTGGAGgtaaaaagagacaaaaacaaaaaggggggagaaaaaaaaaaacaacaacaaaaaacaaacaacacaaaaccataCAATGAATAAAGACGACCATGGCCCACAAACTTCCCTTTGTGTATTTGGAAATGAAATTTAACTCAAAGGTTTATGTAAGAGTCTAGTAATAAAAATTTGAAGAACTGACCTCACAGTAAGCAGCAGGTAGACATAAAATACTGTCCTCTTGTAATCCTTCCATCTATGTAATTAAAATGGGCACTCAATGGATCATTTAGATAATTTCATCCATTTTTATAAGCATAAACCAATTCTTTTCTTAACAATGCAAAACAATTTGGCTTAACTCATCCCttcattaaaagtaaaatacCTTAAGGATATTCCAATACAATATCTGTCTGTCATCCCTCAGCATCAACCTCAATACCGCTCCTACTCTTTTCTACGTGTTCACTTAGCACAAACGTTGCCTGAGACCCGCTAACGCACAGCTGTGACTCTTCTCCATCAAACTGCACATTTGGTATATTAATCGCCACTTCTGGGTGCGCTTTGCTCGCTGGCACCGCAGGTCAGCTTAGAAATCACAGCCATCGCTAGTGCCAAGGTAACATGCATGCCTGTCCGACTCCCCTCTGAAACTGCACAAGCATTTCATACGTACATTAACATTCTTACCAGATCTTAGTAAAAGCCCTTTAAAGCTTACTAGcatgtacatatgtaaaaaCCATACATACTATTCTTTACATCACTTCGCTCTCAGTAACAAACTTACTTTGCTATTTAAAACCACTTCTAGTGAGTACACCGTAACAAAAAAATTTCTGATCTCCCCACCTGCGCTGCTTCTCTCAACTTTTTAAACTTGACTGCGACTTTCAACAgagaaataacaacaaaaagcGCGGCGGTCGTTGGACCGCGCGGACTCACCTGCAACGCCCGCTGCTCCCGGCTGAGCTGGCTGGAGTCTGCGTACAGTTCGGTTGTCACACACTTGAACCGGTCACCTACGTAACCGGCAGAGTTTGCAATCCTCTTGGCCAACTTAGACGGCTTGGGTTTCAATACTTTGCCATCCGCAGATTCCGCATCCTCAGCTCCGTCTTTGGTATAGGTCTGGTTGGCGTCGATGCTCGGCGGCGCGGTCCCCATGCAGAATGGCTTCGCGTCCTCCTGCACCTTGCCAAAAGCCAGAGCCGGAGCATCACTCTCATGAGCGCTTTCCAAGAAAGCAGGCGAAGGTTGGACCGCCACTCTCTCTTTAGGCTGGCTGACAGATAAATCTTCTTTCCTTAAGCCAAACACCGATGAACTCTGGGCTTGCTTGAAATTATAGGTTTCATGAAGATCATTATTTCTTCCAAACTCCTCTCTCATTACAATAAAATCTCTGTGCTGCGACGCCTGCTCTATCTTGTGCTTTGTAGGGTCATTAGCCTGATTACTGCTTTCCATAGCAAAGCCGGCTTTCGTTATGTTTGCTTCACTTTTAGCCTCTTGCTCGTCTCGCAGAAGATCTGGGAAGAGGTGTTTGTCACTTTTGGCCAAGTTTTTACCATGGCCGGAGCTCTGGTGCAATTTCACACTCTTGTCCCCGGGTACTTCAAAATGCATCTTCCCGCTGCTTTCCAGGAGCTCCGGAAACCTGCCTCGCAGAGCCGGGTCCTCGTAGCGGACCCTCTCGTGAGACCGCGACCTCctttctgccttctcctccttATTGATCTCCAAAGCCGAATGCTGAAGGAGCATGGGGTgcaccatccccatccccagcgCATCCTGGTAGGTCAGGaactccccccgccccgccggcaggCTGTAGGGGAGGCCGGGTTTGGGAGCCAGGTGACCGGGATAGAGGCTGCCGTTGGGCAGCAAGACGGGGTGAGGATACACGTGTCCTTTCCCGTGGAGAGAGAGAGGGCTGATGGCTATCCCCTCCGGCACCGGGTACGGGAGGTAACTCCTGGGGTAGGGCAGAGGCGGGGAGCGAAACGCCTCGTTGGGTGGCAAGAAGATGGGGCTGGACGCCAGGGCGGTCTCGCTCGCCTTGAAGTTGGCTTCCTGGCCGCAGGATTTGGCCACCTTATTGCTGTGTTTCGCAGGGGTGGCGACGGGCTGCCCGACGTGCTGTATGACCGAGGCGGTGCTCTCCGCGGAGCTCCTGGCTGTCTTGGCGCAATCCACGTTGGCGTTGGGAGCCGGTGACGCCGATGCCGGTCGCCCTCCTGCCGACACCGTCCCGGAAACGCTGCCGACAACCGCCTCCGTGCCGCCcatcctggggcaggaggagctccGTTGCTGCGGGATCACCCAGTCCAGAGCCTTGTTTTTCAGCTGGACGCTCTTCCCGCTCTCCTCGCCGGGGCTGGGACCAGGAACGATCCAGGAGGAGGGCGCCGTGCTGATAATTTCAGGCCTGTAGATGGGGCACCCGTTCCCGGGAGAAATGGTTTCCTTCTGAACGATGTCGCTGCCGGACAAGTGCGTCCCCCCTCCCGCCCTGCCGTGCACCAGCACCGTCGGCGTCATTTTCTTGCTGTGGTCCGACTTGCTGGCAGTTTCTGTATCGACGACTTTTGCCGACAAGTCCAGCGGTTTGTCGGTGACATCTTTGGTCGGGGTCTGCTTTTCCAGGAGCGGGGGAGACCTGCCATCTTTCCGGTCGTGGCCAGCTTTCCGCGTGTGGGGGGCAGCTGGTTGGGGTGCCTCCCCAGCATCACTGCCTTTGGGAAGCTTCCCGTTGGGGAGACGGGAGGGTGGGAATTCGCCGCCAACGTTCACGTAGGGCTTTGGGAGGGTAacagcagaggagggagaggtggtGATCCTGGGGAAGTGTTTGTGGAAATCGGCATAGGTGTCCCCTACCTGGGCGGGcagggggaggcggggggaCGGCCGGGGCGAGTGCGGCAGCAGGAGCGCGGGGTCCGCCGGCATGTTGGCGGGGGCCGGCTTGGCAGCGGGGACCCGGGGCTGCTTGCTGCTCTGGATGTGGGGGTAAGCGTGCGCGTCGACAGGGGTGCCAGGGCTGACCCCCATCTTCCACGGCAAGCTCTTATCCGGACAGTGCACCAAAGGCGGGATCGCTGGTGAAGCCGAAGCAGTCGAGAGCCTCATGGGCGATGCCAGCGACGAAGGGATGTGCGGGGCAACGTAGTGGGAGGGAGGCAGGTATAAAAAACGTTCACCGTTTGTACATACAGGCGAGTAAGCCAGGTGCTGCGGTAAGCTGTAGGTGGACTGCTGAGGTAGCAATGCCTTGTACATGTTCAATGAATACTTATTTGGTGAGTCAAGGAAAGGATATATGGTGGGCGTCGCACCCTCCATATAGGGGTTTACCCAGGGGAGCCTTAGGTAACTAGCACCATTGACAGCAAGAGGACTCTGCTTGTCACCCGCAGCTCGGTCCAAACCCAGCGTCTCTCCCGTCGGAACAGAGGTTTTTTGTATTCCAGGTGGCGTTTTGTATATAGCGCTGAAGCCGTTGGGGGCTTTTCCAGAAACAGACGCGTTTTCTACCACTTCAGGGGGATTAGACTTAAACTGCATCTCTGGATTTCTTTCAGGAGTAAATCCGAGCCCAGCTATTGAACCCGTAGCATCCCGTGATTTTTCTGAGCCGAGTCCGCACAAGCTGGAATAGACAATGCTACTGGGGACTCTGAGTCCTTCTCGCATGAGTCCAGACCTGTCCATACTCAGAGCTGCGAGACTGTCAATGCGATGTGCTGTAGTCGCATCCACCTTTACAGAACAAGAAGTATGTTACTTTCACATTTCGCTACAACGACTACCGCTCAAACTACAGACATGtcagcatttagaaaaaaaataacgcCAATGCAAACACCTTGTTTGTTGGGAAAACAGagaggctgatcacactggaGAATGTTAGAATGGGAACCTACGGAGGAATATGTATCACCACTCACATTAATACAAATCTCTCCAGACCCAAAATCCATCGGTTAGAAACAAAGGCATGAGGACCCATAGTTCAAGCAGCCAAAAGTGGCCTGGAGACGACACCAAGTGGCATCGCTCCCATCTGGCAACCAGCTCCTCAGCCCCAGGCCCACCAGAGCAAGAGGATGTGGGCCGGTGCATGGAGAGCAGGGAGGATAGAgagcctctcctcctcctccaggacCTCTCTCTccaccacagctctgctccagggctCATCACCAACACACGATTCACAGGCTCAGGCATCTGAGGATGCAGCATGAAGGAAAGTCCACTGCCAAATTTCTTCCCCACTCGCTGCTCCCCACGTATgctcacagaaggaaaaaaccaccaACTTTGCCGCAGTGTTGATGTACTTAACACTTACATGAACTATTCTTTAACGTTAGACATGCGAGGGTGCTGCACAACATTATTCATAACagagcaaaagtaaaaatacgATGtcacacaacaacaaaactccaGGAAGTCAGCGTCAAGAGATTAATGAGATAAATAAACAAAGTCCCATTTCACTGTTTCACAGAAACAACTGGTACATGCCCAAGCCTGACTAGAGGTGCAagagaaagttattttaataatttctccAAATGGATCATGTAATAACACCTGGGGGTGGGAAGGACAGACACAGATTCAGCTGCAGCATGAAGCTGTAAACTTCTTACCACACTGTGATTCAGGtgattttcttccctcagctccAGTCTGCTTTTCGGTGCATCGCCATCGTTAACGGGAATTTTCCtattaagaaacaaaagcttACTGAAAACATCCTGCACATCTCAGATCAGTACAAGATTATATCACCTCCACATTTTGACTCCCCTAGAGAAGACCCATATATCATATTTATCATTCTGTGTACTAATGCACAGCCCCTACCTTAGAAAGCAAGGACCATTTGAAAACAGGTTTTGACAGCAAGAACCCACCAAGCACACCTCAGAACAGCCTCTTCCAACACAAGTCATTTTTGTCAAAGCcttgcccttttctttttccaaggaGAGAATATCCCATTTTAAACATACTCTGTTCATGTACCATCCATACATGCTGCTGAAGAGAAAATTAGAACACACGCTAATATCATACGAACGTCAGCTGTTCCATGCTAAAGAGGGATCTGCACATCTGTGCCATACCAGTGTTGCAGCACTGGGACTTGTTATCACAGAAAGCACTGATAAAGAATATACCTTAGTGCCAAATTTCAAATCCCAGGGATAAAAATCGCTGACGCGCAGCAGAAGGAAAGTTTCAGCATTATCCAAAAGAACCCCTTTCAATCAAAGTGCTTAAAGGCACATCATCACCTTCAAGcagaaatgctattttaatgtatttgtttattcatttttcaaagataCACCTTTCTGCAAGTagcatgtaaaaatattatacctaaataactgaaaggaaagcagagagagagggTACAAAGGCAGAGACGGTTGGCAATTTTCCTCCAGTTTATGCTTGCAAATAGGTTTTCCCTGCAAGACCAAAAACTTTCCCCAGCTTCTCGGAGGCTTTTCACACCACAGTGAGAACACAGGctcagagaagacagaaaaacactAAAACCACTCAAAATTGGCACAGAGAACCACAGGCATACCTGCAGCTTCTGTTCAGTGTCATTTcgcattttaaaaagctgcagtTTAAGGGAAGAGGACAATGGCCAGTGCCTGCATCACTCCattgaaaattattaaagacTGCAATTTTAATCATTGAATTAATTACATTCAACAGTAAAAAATGtccagaggaagagaaattgACTTGTGGAGACAGAAAGGCCGCTGTTCCTATTTCATAGGACAATCCATTGGTCCGAAGGCAGGGAATGCCAAGTTGCAGGCAGGAGCTCCTCCACCGTACAGAATCACTGCAAGAACGCGTGCACTATTTGGTTTAATTCCCCTTCACAAATACgaataataaattaattgtaAAAGCGCATTTAAAGGCTGCTTTGGGGAGTAATCTCTTTAAAGGGCGTCCCCACTTCA from Caloenas nicobarica isolate bCalNic1 chromosome 1, bCalNic1.hap1, whole genome shotgun sequence includes the following:
- the BCOR gene encoding BCL-6 corepressor isoform X5; protein product: MLSATPLYGNVHSWMSNERVRMCGINEDRKIPVNDGDAPKSRLELREENHLNHSVVDATTAHRIDSLAALSMDRSGLMREGLRVPSSIVYSSLCGLGSEKSRDATGSIAGLGFTPERNPEMQFKSNPPEVVENASVSGKAPNGFSAIYKTPPGIQKTSVPTGETLGLDRAAGDKQSPLAVNGASYLRLPWVNPYMEGATPTIYPFLDSPNKYSLNMYKALLPQQSTYSLPQHLAYSPVCTNGERFLYLPPSHYVAPHIPSSLASPMRLSTASASPAIPPLVHCPDKSLPWKMGVSPGTPVDAHAYPHIQSSKQPRVPAAKPAPANMPADPALLLPHSPRPSPRLPLPAQVGDTYADFHKHFPRITTSPSSAVTLPKPYVNVGGEFPPSRLPNGKLPKGSDAGEAPQPAAPHTRKAGHDRKDGRSPPLLEKQTPTKDVTDKPLDLSAKVVDTETASKSDHSKKMTPTVLVHGRAGGGTHLSGSDIVQKETISPGNGCPIYRPEIISTAPSSWIVPGPSPGEESGKSVQLKNKALDWVIPQQRSSSCPRMGGTEAVVGSVSGTVSAGGRPASASPAPNANVDCAKTARSSAESTASVIQHVGQPVATPAKHSNKVAKSCGQEANFKASETALASSPIFLPPNEAFRSPPLPYPRSYLPYPVPEGIAISPLSLHGKGHVYPHPVLLPNGSLYPGHLAPKPGLPYSLPAGRGEFLTYQDALGMGMVHPMLLQHSALEINKEEKAERRSRSHERVRYEDPALRGRFPELLESSGKMHFEVPGDKSVKLHQSSGHGKNLAKSDKHLFPDLLRDEQEAKSEANITKAGFAMESSNQANDPTKHKIEQASQHRDFIVMREEFGRNNDLHETYNFKQAQSSSVFGLRKEDLSVSQPKERVAVQPSPAFLESAHESDAPALAFGKVQEDAKPFCMGTAPPSIDANQTYTKDGAEDAESADGKVLKPKPSKLAKRIANSAGYVGDRFKCVTTELYADSSQLSREQRALQMEGLQEDSILCLPAAYCERAMMRFSELEMKEREGQTATKDSEVCRFSQADWENLKGNGEKKPKSVALEDAIADQNDNDRCNFTSTENNQGHFLETPEEKDLSNEQCYLERHSIYEKAEDQPTDDIGQHPCPRLDRKRKHSGERVQNDGSQNENFVDELQDELISKAKKKKNSKGLPVFPVSPHMKSLSSTNANSKRQAQPSCTPASRLAAKQQKIKESRKTDGLYTDEEEDFQHASLLQKYSECEKPSGKRQCKTKHLALQERRRRSSLTGDDTTDIENAEDKVTVTRKVRKRPEPASDCDSSPAKAYEQKLYDRLQQTPALLPASQPSQLPIASPPQDTTPSRPMPPEARRLIVNKNAGETLLQRAARLGYEEVVLYCLESKVCDVNHRDNAGYCALHEACARGWLSIVRHLLEYGADVNCSAQDGTRPIHDAVENDHLEIVRLLLSYGADPTLATYSGRTIVKMTHSELMETFLTEYLTDLQGRSVDDPGLYWDFYGSSVCDPKDESGFDILANPPGPGDEDEDGFSDVFEFEFSDEPPLPCYNIQVCLSQGPRNWLLLSDVVKRLKMSSRIFRCNFPNLEVVTITEAEFYKQTSLSQLFSCATDLEAFNPESKELLDLVEFTSELKTLLGSSLHWLHPHEDPPFDILW